The following are from one region of the Pocillopora verrucosa isolate sample1 chromosome 3, ASM3666991v2, whole genome shotgun sequence genome:
- the LOC131776901 gene encoding adenosine receptor A3-like: MDFYSWNIVLTTSFGILATLIVIGNTLTIWIFFKQRRRKRAYYLLISLAVADLLVGVITVPLYITLMVTNHWLVIYTGTDVLTGIASIYTIAAISLERMYAIGWPLRHRTASFRFHVCAITIPWIAAGILTFLVVARFFFITEQQIYRYLLTFYLGTPLLVICVANFVIWRKQKSPFENNNHINIEVKLAKTLLLITGASLFTWLPFQIVNFLFELDVHIVISPNVWFMTRFIIKFLQFSNSLVNAIIYAFRIPEFKNALLKTFRCC; the protein is encoded by the coding sequence ATGGATTTTTACTCCTGGAACATCGTCCTTACCACGTCTTTTGGAATACTAGCGACATTGATCGTTATTGGAAATACCCTCACCATCTGGATATTCTTCAAACAGAGACGTCGTAAACGCGCTTATTATCTTCTCATCAGCTTGGCTGTTGCTGATTTACTGGTGGGAGTTATCACTGTCCCACTTTATATAACTCTAATGGTAACAAATCATTGGCTTGTTATTTACACTGGGACTGACGTTCTTACGGGTATAGCGTCCATTTATACGATTGCCGCGATTTCCTTGGAGAGAATGTACGCCATCGGTTGGCCTCTTCGTCACAGGACTGCAAGCTTTCGTTTTCATGTGTGTGCCATCACCATACCGTGGATCGCTGCGGGAATACTCACATTTTTAGTGGTGGCTCGATTCTTTTTTATCACAGAGCAGCAGATTTATCGTTACCTATTGACTTTTTATCTAGGGACCCCTCTTTTGGTCATTTGTGTAGCAAACTTTGTTATTTGGAGAAAGCAAAAATCTCCTTTCGAGAATAATAATCATATAAATATAGAAGTCAAGTTAGCAAAAACATTATTGTTGATAACAGGAGCTTCTCTTTTTACTTGGCTTCCATTTCAAATTGTAAATTTCTTGTTTGAATTGGACGTCCACATAGTTATTTCCCCTAACGTTTGGTTCATGACAAGATTTATAATCAAGTTTTTACAATTTAGCAATTCTCTCGTAAACGCAATAATTTATGCGTTCAGAATTCCAGAATTTAAGAATGCTCTCCTGAAGACCTTTCGCTGCTGTTAA
- the LOC131780683 gene encoding adenosine receptor A3-like translates to MDLNTWNMFWRLCFGFLATLIVAGNILNIWTFFKLRRRKRSSFLLIGLGAADLLVGGLAIPLFIAAFESASITTWRVFYIVDVFTSTSSIYTLAVISLERMFAIGWPYRHRTANFRIYICAISIPWVIAAILIVLTDEYLNFIIRDRVIYFLVLFPVTPLLVMCVAYFVIWRKQKSPICNHNNIIRETKLANTLLLITGASVFTWLPFHIINILVNFHVFPSFSHLQLTVFIIRVLQYSNSFVNVIIYPLRIPEFKNFLLHLLRCCVGPHQIFRARVLPSAESGSVVSLVRFTSRQFLSPSSE, encoded by the coding sequence ATGGATCTCAACACATGGAATATGTTCTGGAGATTatgttttggatttttggcaACTTTGATCGTTGCTGGAAATATTCTAAACATCTGGACGTTTTTTAAGCTGAGACGCCGAAAGCGTTCCTCATTTCTTCTGATCGGTTTGGGCGCGGCTGATTTACTGGTTGGAGGATTGGCCATTCCTCTTTTCATAGCGGCATTTGAATCAGCTTCAATAACAACATGGCGTGTTTTCTACATTGTTGACGTGTTTACAAGTACATCGTCCATTTATACACTTGCAGTCATTTCCTTGGAAAGAATGTTCGCCATCGGTTGGCCTTATCGTCATAGAACTGCAAACTTTCGTATTTATATCTGTGCCATTTCCATACCGTGGGTCATAGCAGCAATACTCATTGTTCTCACTGATGAATACTTAAACTTCATTATAAGAGACAGGGTAATCTACTTTCTAGTTTTGTTTCCTGTAACACCTCTATTAGTTATGTGTGTAGCGTATTTTGTTATTTGGAGGAAACAAAAATCACCAATATGTAACCATAACAATATCATCAGAGAGACCAAATTAGCAAACACATTACTTTTGATAACAGGAGCTTCTGTTTTTACCTGGCTTCCATTCCATATTATTAACATTTTAgtaaattttcatgtttttccatctttttctcATCTGCAACTGACAGTATTCATCATCAGGGTTTTACAATACAGCAATTCTTTCGTAAACGTAATCATTTATCCACTAAGAATtccagaatttaaaaacttcctGCTACACTTGCTTCGTTGTTGTGTAGGTCCTCATCAGATATTTAGAGCTAGGGTTTTACCATCAGCTGAGTCTGGGTCAGTTGTATCCTTAGTAAGATTTACAAGTAGGCAGTTCTTATCACCGAGCTCTGAATAG
- the LOC136279320 gene encoding uncharacterized protein, whose amino-acid sequence MNPAGVEETGSEDVPGTEQTENKDDEEKLEREKTLLNLKKQKRIRKTEMTKIRHHMEKLCITPKDSPKDVDAIEKDIEQLWSLLEITLEILDELYVVYVKNGEEANKQAAMEEGKMLESEIQTAIEKAHEAVKSHAQISVATASHSEFVAHPSPPIVLQGSLNPTSPPPPSQSAHSSQGEAGVPESPPASHSTNHRLKPLKVPSYGGDKTKFEEFWGLFESLVDQSKEPVNLKMARLRQCLYGSALEAIRGLGVSEPEYEEAKEILIAKFGGQRRQLRAYMDQLERMPQMRNNDVQGFEKFSDLVRITVVKLKAEGRDGELGEGTLHSLLVRKLAEVQVQGYSRWLQEQSRERSVVSLKDWLKEEVHIRVEATEMAHGLSVMEKSDGWQHSNRNPNIRNKSRNFHVKSDFTRRPPGSGQPNRKPPCPCCSSPNHGVWACLVFQQKSYDDKWALAKEKRLCFRCLGSDHQGKSCMKSQACQINGCRGNHHRLLHENPPATDPPMGTAQPVVNTNSYSSFTPWEGAVGPALSTEGEDRHASRAMTTHTPSGPNEAYSLRTIPVWVKAQGKKVKVNAILDDASNETFLNEEVAGALGLKESYQTVKVHVLNNSVETFQTMPLKVEIESVNGQFTKEIEVKTCPRNATGNYQVENWDANKGKWPHLAQCDFASPAKDGLVDLLIGVDNADLHYSFVDVRGKVGDPVARLGPLGWTCIGPPDGKAETGTRTHTIRTLFTRDVGPVSVAGGCCDLDRTLKRFWEIESYGTELNDRVVCTEEERLALEKVSSSVCYNGERYSVAVPWKGQRPQLPDNHRMAESRLLSTQKNLKRKEFVEREYKKTIKTYVEKGYLRKVPENEAPPPEVWYLPHFPIVKMSKSTTKVRIVFDCSAKCKGISLNDVIHAGPKLQRELFDVLIRFRHNPVALVCDIQEMYLQIEIKPEDRPLFRILWRDGETGRNPDVYEFSRVVFGKNSAPFEAQFIAQENARRHQTEFPLAAETVLQSTYMDDSLDSVEEDEKGVELYHQLNALWAKAGMRARKWVSNSATVMAAIPEDDRATEVNIRDRKDTVTTTLGLQWNSTDDVLAVPATPVPEDYPITKRSVLKKIATVFDPLGLVSPFVVQAKIMLQELWNRGYDWDEEVQDEVANRLQVWFSQLSCLANVKIPRCLQNQQPVKSKEVVTFVDASQQAYGAASYLRCEYEDGTVSAQLIASKSKVAPLTPMTVPRLELMGAIVGLRLTQSVSRVLELPVKAASFYSDSTDVLWWVRGRGRDFRPFVANREQAQLSLLNPNYGGVAPIG is encoded by the exons ATGAATCCGGCCGGCGTAGAAGAAACTGGCAGTGAGGATGTTCCGGGAACCGAACAGACCGAAAACAAGGATGATGAAGAGAAACTGGAAAGGGAGAAAACGCTTTTGaatctgaaaaaacaaaagagaatacGAAAAACCGAGATGACAAAAATTCGCCATCACATGGAGAAGCTTTGCATCACGCCGAAGGATTCGCCGAAGGACGTAGACGCTATTGAGAAAGATATCGAGCAACTTTGGTCGCTTCTGGAAATCACACTGGAAATACTTGACGAACTGTATGTTGTTTATGTGAAAAATGGAGAGGAAGCGAATAAACAGGCGGCTatggaagaaggaaaaatgcTTGAATCGGAAATTCAAACCGCTATTGAAAAGGCACACGAGGCCGTGAAATCACACGCTCAAATTTCTGTCGCGACTGCTTCGCACAGTGAATTCGTCGCTCATCCAAGTCCGCCGATCGTTTTGCAGGGTTCGCTCAACCCAACTTCGCCTCCACCGCCTTCCCAAAGTGCTCACAGCAGTCAAGGAGAAGCAGGAGTTCCTGAAAGCCCGCCAGCCAGTCATTCCACAAATCATCGCCTGAAGCCATTGAAAGTACCGTCATATGGAGGtgataagaccaaatttgaggAGTTTTGGGGGCTGTTTGAAAGTCTAGTGGACCAGTCCAAAGAACCAGTCAACCTAAAAATGGCGAGATTGAGGCAGTGCTTGTACGGCAGCGCACTGGAAGCGATTCGAGGTCTTGGTGTTTCAGAACCAGAATATGAAGAGGCGAAGGAAATCTTGATAGCCAAGTTTGGCGGTCAGCGGCGGCAACTGCGGGCCTACATGGACCAGCTGGAGAGAATGCCCCAAATGAGAAACAACGACGTTCaaggatttgaaaagttttcagatTTAGTACGTATTACTGTGGTTAAGCTCAAGGCCGAGGGACGCGATGGAGAGCTTGGAGAAGGAACACTGCATAGCTTGTTAGTGAGGAAGCTTGCTGAAGTTCAAGTACAAGGTTACAGCCGTTGGCTACAGGAACAGAGCCGGGAGCGATCGGTTGTAAGTTTGAAGGATTGGCTTAAGGAAGAAGTGCACATCCGCGTTGAAGCTACGGAGATGGCGCATGGCTTATCGGTTATGGAGAAATCTGATGGATGGCAACATTCAAATCGAAATCCAAACATTCGAAACAAGTCCAGAAACTTTCACGTCAAATCAGATTTCACCAGGAGACCACCAGGCTCAGGCCAGCCTAACCGAAAGCCACCCTGTCCGTGCTGTAGCTCCCCTAATCATGGAGTATGGGCCTGCTTAGTTTTCCAACAGAAAAGTTACGACGACAAATGGGCGCTGGCTAAAGAAAAGCGATTGTGTTTCCGGTGTTTAGGCAGTGACCACCAGGGAAAGTCCTGTATGAAGTCACAAGCCTGCCAAATCAACGGTTGCAGGGGAAATCACCACCGTCTATTGCATGAGAATCCGCCTGCCACAGACCCACCCATGGGGACTGCTCAACCAGTGGTCAACACTAACAGCTACTCGTCGTTTACCCCATGGGAGGGGGCAGTTGGCCCCGCTTTATCAACTGAGGGAGAGGACCGTCATGCCTCGCGAGCGATGACCACTCACACCCCAAGTGGCCCTAATGAAGCCTACTCACTGCGTACCATTCCCGTGTGGGTGAAGGCACAAGGAAAAAAGGTTAAAGTGAATGCAATCCTAGATGATGCCTCAAACGAGACATTCTTGAACGAAGAAGTGGCTGGAGCCCTTGGACTAAAGGAGTCTTATCAAACCGTGAAAGTTCATGTGTTAAACAATTCTGTAGAGACATTTCAGACTATGCCGTTAAAAGTAGAGATCGAAAGTGTTAATGGTCAGTTTACAAAGGAGATTGAAGTGAAGACCTGTCCCCGCAATGCCACTGGAAACTACCAAGTCGAGAATTGGGACGCGAACAAAGGCAAGTGGCCTCACCTTGCACAGTGCGACTTTGCATCGCCAGCGAAAGACGGTTTGGTAGATTTGTTGATAGGTGTCGATAATGCTGACTTGCATTATTCGTTTGTTGATGTGCGTGGAAAGGTGGGTGATCCGGTAGCACGCTTGGGTCCACTTGGGTGGACTTGTATTGGACCTCCAGATGGCAAAGCGGAGACTGGAACAAGAACGCACACAATTCGAACACTGTTTACTAGGGATGTAGGGCCGGTTAGTGTAGCTGGTGGTTGTTGTGATTTGGATAGAACGCTTAAGAGGTTTTGGGAGATCGAGAGTTACGGAACTGAACTGAATGATCGAGTCGTGTGTACTGAAGAAGAGAGATTGGCCTTGGAAAAAGTTAGCAGCTCAGTCTGTTACAACGGTGAGAGATACAGTGTTGCTGTGCCGTGGAAAGGACAGAGGCCTCAACTTCCCGATAATCATCGGATGGCAGAATCCCGTCTTCTCAGCACACAGAAAAACTTGAAGAGGaaagaatttgttgaaagagaGTACAAGAAGACCATCAAGACTTATGTCGAGAAGGGGTACCTGCGTAAAGTCCCAGAGAACGAAGCACCGCCCCCTGAAGTTTGGTACCTACCGCACTTCCCGATTGTTAAGATGAGCAAGTCAACCACCAAAGTAAGGATTGTCTTTGACTGTTCAGCCAAATGCAAAGGAATCTCTCTTAATGATGTCATTCATGCTGGGCCAAAGCTTCAGAGAGAACTGTTTGATGTTCTGATCCGCTTCCGCCACAACCCGGTTGCCCTTGTTTGTGACATTCAAGAGATGTACCTCCAGATAGAAATTAAGCCTGAAGACCGACCGTTGTTCCGAATTCTGTGGCGAGATGGAGAAACAGGACGAAACCCAGATGTGTACGAATTCTCCAGAGTTGTTTTCGGAAAGAACTCAGCTCCCTTCGAAGCCCAGTTCATTGCCCAGGAGAATGCCAGGCGTCACCAAACCGAGTTCCCATTGGCTGCAGAAACTGTACTTCAATCCACTTACATGGATGATTCGTTAGACAGTGTTGAAGAGGACGAGAAAGGAGTTGAACTGTACCATCAGCTTAATGCATTGTGGGCAAAAGCAGGCATGCGTGCCCGAAAATGGGTATCGAATTCAGCAACAGTGATGGCAGCCATACCTGAGGATGACCGAGCCACAGAGGTGAACATAAGAGACCGTAAGGACACAGTAACGACAACACTTGGCTTACAGTGGAACAGCACTGATGATGTATTGGCAGTACCTGCTACGCCCGTGCCCGAGGACTACCCAATTACTAAGAGGAGTGTTTTGAAGAAGATTGCAACTGTCTTTGACCCACTTGGCCTAGTAAGCCCTTTCGTTGTACAAGCGAAGATTATGCTCCAAGAACTGTGGAACCGTGGCTATGACTGGGATGAGGAGGTTCAAGACGAAGTGGCTAATCGGCTTCAGGTCTGGTTCTCACAGCTGTCATGCCTAGCAAATGTCAAGATTCCGCGGTGCCTGCAAAACCAGCAACCAGTGAAGTCGAAGGAAGTGGTGACCTTTGTTGATGCCTCGCAACAGGCCTATGGAGCTGCCTCATACTTGCGCTGTGAGTATGAAGATGGTACCGTGTCCGCACAGCTGATAGCTTCGAAGAGTAAGGTTGCACCGCTTACCCCCATGACTGTGCCAAGGCTGGAATTAATGGGAGCCATAGTGGGCTTAAGGCTAACCCAGTCCGTGTCCAGAGTCCTAGAACTACCCGTGAAAGCAGCGTCGTTCTATTCTGACAGCACAGATGTGCTATGGTGGGTTCGTGGAAGAGGTCGAGACTTTCGGCCCTTTGTGGCAAACC GGGAACAAGCCCAGCTGAGCTTGCTGAATCCGAACTATGGTGGAGTGGCCCCGATTGGCTAA